One window from the genome of Sporosarcina sp. 6E9 encodes:
- a CDS encoding DUF2179 domain-containing protein: MVLIIFAINIVYVTFFTVRMILTLKGYRYIAAGVSMIEVVVYVVGLGLVLDNLNEIQNLVAYAIGYGCGVIIGTKIEEKMALGYITVNVITVDEDKLLPKLLREQGYGVTDWSANGLEGNRSALQILTPRKYELKLYTAIKELDPKAFIISYEPKAIHGGFWVKSIKRGKLFK, encoded by the coding sequence ATGGTATTGATTATTTTTGCCATTAATATTGTTTATGTAACATTTTTCACGGTTCGCATGATTTTAACGTTAAAAGGATATAGGTATATCGCGGCCGGTGTTAGTATGATTGAAGTCGTTGTCTATGTTGTTGGACTTGGTTTGGTACTGGATAATTTGAATGAAATTCAAAATTTAGTGGCTTACGCGATTGGTTATGGTTGTGGGGTTATAATAGGTACGAAAATTGAGGAGAAAATGGCTTTAGGCTATATAACCGTAAATGTAATCACTGTAGACGAAGATAAGCTGCTTCCAAAATTACTAAGAGAACAAGGTTACGGTGTAACAGACTGGTCAGCAAATGGACTAGAGGGAAATCGATCTGCGCTTCAAATTTTGACTCCCCGAAAATATGAATTAAAACTGTATACAGCTATTAAAGAATTAGATCCAAAGGCATTTATTATTTCTTATGAACCGAAAGCAATTCATGGTGGGTTCTGGGTAAAGTCAATTAAGAGAGGTAAATTGTTTAAATGA
- a CDS encoding NETI motif-containing protein produces MKKKKTMWFEVAENETIDDCLKRMAREGYQVAGKKEAPIFSEINGEVVPVRQLIQFKGQLI; encoded by the coding sequence ATGAAAAAAAAGAAAACGATGTGGTTTGAGGTCGCTGAAAACGAAACAATCGATGACTGTTTGAAAAGGATGGCACGGGAAGGCTATCAGGTAGCTGGTAAAAAAGAAGCGCCGATTTTTTCAGAAATTAATGGAGAAGTTGTCCCGGTTCGCCAGCTTATCCAATTTAAAGGGCAACTCATATAA
- the purE gene encoding 5-(carboxyamino)imidazole ribonucleotide mutase, with product MAPKIGVIMGSKSDWETMRHACEVLEELGVSYEKKVVSAHRTPDYMFEYAEQAEESGLAAIIAGAGGAAHLPGMVASKTLLPVIGVPIQSRALNGMDSLLSIVQMPGGVPVATVSIGKAGATNAGLLAAQILAITDKALLKRIEERRLKMKEMALESSGDLV from the coding sequence GTGGCGCCGAAAATTGGAGTTATTATGGGTAGTAAAAGTGATTGGGAAACAATGAGACATGCATGTGAGGTTTTAGAAGAACTCGGTGTATCTTATGAAAAGAAAGTTGTTTCAGCGCACAGAACCCCTGATTACATGTTTGAATATGCTGAGCAAGCCGAAGAAAGCGGACTAGCTGCAATCATTGCAGGCGCTGGTGGAGCGGCTCATTTACCAGGTATGGTTGCTTCTAAAACTTTATTGCCGGTAATCGGGGTTCCAATTCAGTCCAGGGCCCTTAATGGCATGGATTCCTTGCTTTCAATTGTTCAAATGCCGGGTGGTGTTCCAGTCGCGACGGTTTCGATTGGTAAAGCAGGCGCAACAAATGCTGGACTACTTGCCGCTCAAATACTTGCAATAACGGATAAAGCGTTGTTGAAACGGATAGAGGAACGTCGGTTAAAGATGAAGGAAATGGCACTAGAAAGCAGTGGTGATTTAGTATGA